The Pseudomonadota bacterium genome has a segment encoding these proteins:
- a CDS encoding MinD/ParA family protein — MLQLVDQAVGLRRGRGSGAKVYRLRRPAPESTRTVAVTSGKGGVGKTQLSANLGIAMARQGHRVILFDADLGLASLDLALGLSPRWDLRSVLRGDRKIQDIVVPGPGGVFLLPAFPGRYEMANLGQSERSRLIAAVREVARDFDVLIIDTGAGINSNAVGFASVADDVLLVTTPDPTSLRDAYAMAKVLNRRSGLERILLVGNQAQAAEGARIHGELKRIAARFLELDLCYLGCIPPDPAIVDGVRAGQPVTLRTPDSLGARAISAIARRLDSGPAPREAS, encoded by the coding sequence ATGCTGCAACTGGTCGACCAGGCGGTTGGTTTGCGCCGGGGCCGTGGCTCGGGCGCCAAGGTGTATCGGCTCCGCCGGCCTGCCCCCGAGTCCACGCGCACGGTTGCGGTAACCAGCGGCAAGGGCGGGGTCGGCAAGACCCAGCTTTCGGCCAATCTCGGCATCGCGATGGCCCGGCAGGGTCACCGAGTCATCCTTTTTGACGCCGACCTGGGTCTTGCAAGCCTCGACCTCGCGCTCGGGCTCTCACCTCGTTGGGACCTGCGCAGCGTCCTACGCGGCGACAGGAAGATCCAGGACATCGTCGTACCGGGTCCCGGGGGCGTGTTTTTGCTGCCGGCCTTCCCGGGTCGCTACGAGATGGCGAACCTGGGACAAAGCGAGCGTTCGAGGCTGATCGCGGCGGTGCGTGAAGTGGCTCGGGACTTCGACGTGCTGATCATCGATACGGGTGCCGGCATCAACTCGAACGCGGTTGGCTTCGCTTCGGTCGCGGACGACGTGCTCCTGGTTACGACGCCTGACCCCACCTCCTTGCGTGACGCCTATGCGATGGCGAAGGTACTGAATCGACGCAGCGGCTTGGAGCGCATCCTTCTGGTTGGCAATCAGGCGCAGGCGGCCGAGGGAGCGCGTATCCACGGCGAGCTCAAGCGCATTGCGGCTCGCTTTCTCGAGCTCGACCTATGCTACTTGGGCTGCATTCCGCCGGACCCCGCCATTGTCGACGGCGTGCGAGCCGGACAGCCCGTCACCCTGCGTACCCCCGATTCGTTGGGTGCGCGTGCCATCAGTGCCATCGCGCGCCGTCTGGACAGCGGGCCTGCACCTCGGGAGGCGTCGTGA
- the flgF gene encoding flagellar basal-body rod protein FlgF, with amino-acid sequence MSDGIYSALSGAVAQDRALEVAANNAANINTTGYKGDLVVFREVLNRTKEGPSPDVMRYVVGNETRTVMTSGVLRETGNPLDLALQGEGFFTLKTPGGIRYTTAGSFTTDRKGIVSTKNGYEVLASGGGPLIVPADTKEISVSPDGTLSADQETIGQLRITRFRDRTLLRKEGASMFVAPSAAAPMSDGESTVVQGYLEGSNVHAVGSVTDMIKVSRYFDAFQKIINTFKQLDQRTARELGRRF; translated from the coding sequence ATGTCGGATGGTATCTACAGTGCATTGTCGGGTGCGGTGGCCCAAGATCGAGCTCTCGAGGTGGCTGCCAACAACGCAGCGAACATCAACACCACCGGCTACAAGGGCGACCTCGTCGTGTTCAGAGAAGTGCTCAATCGCACCAAGGAAGGGCCATCGCCGGATGTGATGCGCTACGTGGTCGGCAACGAAACACGTACGGTAATGACGAGTGGAGTGCTGCGGGAAACGGGTAATCCACTGGATCTAGCCCTTCAAGGCGAGGGCTTCTTCACGCTCAAGACACCCGGCGGCATTCGTTACACGACCGCGGGATCTTTTACGACTGATCGCAAAGGTATCGTGAGTACCAAGAACGGATACGAGGTACTTGCATCCGGCGGTGGGCCACTGATTGTGCCGGCAGATACCAAGGAGATCAGCGTAAGCCCGGACGGCACGCTGAGCGCGGATCAGGAGACGATTGGCCAGCTCAGGATCACGCGCTTTCGAGACCGAACGCTGCTCCGCAAAGAAGGCGCGAGCATGTTTGTCGCGCCGTCGGCCGCAGCCCCCATGAGCGACGGCGAAAGCACCGTGGTGCAGGGCTATCTGGAGGGCTCCAACGTGCATGCGGTCGGCAGCGTAACCGACATGATCAAGGTTTCACGCTACTTCGACGCTTTTCAGAAGATTATCAATACCTTCAAGCAGCTCGATCAGCGCACGGCTCGCGAGCTGGGACGTAGGTTTTAA
- the flgG gene encoding flagellar basal-body rod protein FlgG yields MMRALNTAATGMAAQQRKIDVVANNMANVNTAGFKKSRAEFQDLIYQTIRAPGGTTGQGNNLPTGVQVGQGTRNTSTHFIFTQGAFQQTDNPLDLAIEGAGFFQVTQPNGQFAYTRAGNFKTDAQGQLVTVDGYPMEPNITIPIDATGISISADGTISVTQPGQNTATEVGQLQLATFANPAGLQAIGRNLMLPSNGSGQPIIASPGQQGLGTVAQGFLEGSNVQIVNEMIDLITGQRAYEINQRVISAADEMLRKATQR; encoded by the coding sequence ATGATGCGAGCACTGAATACCGCAGCGACCGGCATGGCCGCACAACAACGCAAGATCGACGTGGTTGCCAACAACATGGCGAACGTGAACACCGCGGGTTTCAAGAAGAGCCGCGCGGAGTTTCAGGACCTGATCTACCAGACGATTCGGGCCCCGGGAGGTACCACGGGCCAGGGCAACAACCTGCCCACAGGCGTTCAGGTCGGCCAGGGAACGCGCAATACGTCGACACACTTCATTTTCACTCAAGGAGCGTTTCAACAGACCGACAATCCGCTCGACCTCGCGATCGAAGGCGCAGGCTTCTTTCAGGTAACGCAGCCGAACGGTCAGTTCGCATACACGCGCGCAGGCAATTTCAAGACGGACGCCCAGGGACAGCTCGTAACCGTGGACGGCTATCCCATGGAGCCCAACATCACCATTCCCATCGACGCTACGGGCATCTCGATCTCAGCGGACGGCACCATCAGCGTCACGCAGCCCGGACAGAACACGGCCACGGAGGTGGGACAGCTTCAGCTCGCCACCTTCGCCAATCCAGCGGGCCTGCAGGCGATCGGACGGAATCTGATGCTTCCGAGCAACGGCAGCGGACAACCCATCATCGCCTCACCGGGACAGCAGGGGCTCGGCACGGTGGCCCAGGGCTTCTTGGAGGGATCCAACGTGCAGATCGTCAACGAAATGATCGATCTGATCACCGGTCAGCGCGCCTACGAGATCAACCAGCGCGTCATCTCGGCGGCGGACGAAATGCTCCGTAAGGCCACCCAGCGCTAG
- the fliA gene encoding RNA polymerase sigma factor FliA: MAELEAKVAAQDRHTLIELGLPIVRRVAFRLARRLPPNVDVGDLIGAGSEGLLRAIDKFDHERYTRFEPYAEARIRGAILDELRASDSMTRHGRRRLAEVTRTIRKLEQRLGRAAEEEEIARELGMPLDAYRKLAEDLARGPALARLGELHPDDLESHDGGADKLHAEREMKQLLAKAIARLPERTQMVLALYYQEECTQAEIGTILGITESRVCQILGESAARLRAQLAKE; the protein is encoded by the coding sequence ATGGCCGAGCTCGAGGCCAAGGTTGCCGCGCAAGACCGCCACACGCTGATCGAGCTGGGGCTGCCCATCGTGCGCCGGGTCGCTTTTCGACTTGCGCGTCGCTTGCCGCCCAACGTCGACGTCGGCGACCTCATCGGAGCCGGCTCGGAAGGGCTGCTGCGGGCCATCGACAAGTTCGATCACGAGCGCTACACGCGTTTCGAGCCGTACGCCGAAGCGCGGATCCGCGGGGCGATTCTAGACGAGCTGCGGGCGAGCGACAGCATGACACGCCACGGTCGCCGGCGCCTGGCGGAGGTCACACGCACCATTCGCAAGCTCGAGCAACGGTTGGGTCGAGCCGCAGAAGAAGAAGAGATCGCGCGCGAGCTCGGCATGCCGCTTGATGCCTACCGCAAGCTCGCCGAGGATCTTGCCCGCGGGCCGGCGCTCGCTCGCCTCGGGGAACTGCATCCGGACGACTTGGAGTCGCACGACGGCGGCGCGGACAAGCTTCATGCCGAACGGGAAATGAAGCAATTGTTGGCAAAGGCCATCGCCCGCCTCCCCGAGCGCACGCAGATGGTGCTTGCGCTCTATTACCAGGAAGAATGCACGCAGGCCGAGATCGGTACGATCCTCGGCATCACCGAGAGCCGTGTCTGCCAGATTCTCGGCGAGTCCGCGGCACGTCTGCGTGCGCAGCTAGCGAAGGAGTAA
- a CDS encoding EscU/YscU/HrcU family type III secretion system export apparatus switch protein — protein MADKESRTEEATPKRRAKLRSEGKIARSQDLTAVATLIGAAFALYFMSASLGSDVIAFAIRSFRLQDADRPLQALAVLLPVFSGSVLPVVFVAAAVTGIVSGFQTGWLFQPNVLRFKLERFNPLPALQRMLPTKETLIEILKSFAKMVLVGVVAYMVLNDAIPSFFVLAMIEPIVAAATVGAAALKLALYAISAFVLLAIVDYRLVKRKFEEDAKMSKQEVSDEKRQAHGDVQVKGKVRQRMREVARRRAVADVKHATVLVTNPTHVSVALRYEADGDSAPTVVSKGIDDVALQMRAAARSYGVPIVENRPLARAMHGSTKVGHAIPVELYAATAQVIAHVLRLRGGLR, from the coding sequence ATGGCTGACAAGGAGTCCAGAACCGAGGAGGCAACACCGAAACGCCGGGCGAAGCTGCGTTCGGAGGGCAAGATCGCTCGCAGCCAGGACTTGACGGCCGTCGCGACCTTGATCGGCGCCGCGTTCGCGCTCTATTTCATGAGTGCTTCCCTCGGATCCGACGTGATCGCCTTCGCGATCCGGAGCTTCAGGCTCCAGGATGCGGATCGTCCCTTGCAGGCGCTGGCGGTGCTGCTCCCAGTTTTTTCAGGTTCGGTGCTGCCCGTGGTGTTCGTGGCGGCAGCCGTAACCGGGATCGTCAGCGGATTTCAAACCGGATGGCTGTTTCAACCCAACGTACTCCGATTCAAGCTGGAGCGATTCAATCCTCTACCTGCGCTGCAGCGTATGCTGCCCACGAAAGAGACCCTGATCGAGATCCTCAAATCCTTCGCCAAGATGGTTCTCGTGGGAGTCGTTGCGTACATGGTCTTGAATGATGCGATTCCGAGCTTCTTCGTGCTCGCAATGATCGAACCCATCGTGGCGGCGGCCACCGTAGGAGCCGCGGCATTGAAGCTGGCGCTCTACGCGATATCGGCGTTCGTGCTGTTGGCCATCGTGGATTACCGGCTGGTCAAGCGCAAATTCGAGGAAGACGCAAAGATGTCCAAGCAGGAGGTCAGCGACGAGAAGCGGCAGGCGCACGGTGACGTGCAGGTGAAAGGAAAGGTACGGCAGCGAATGCGGGAGGTGGCGAGACGTCGTGCCGTGGCGGACGTCAAGCACGCGACTGTACTGGTCACGAACCCGACGCACGTTTCGGTTGCGCTGCGCTACGAGGCGGATGGGGATTCGGCGCCGACCGTGGTTTCCAAGGGCATCGACGATGTGGCGCTGCAGATGCGGGCCGCTGCACGATCCTACGGTGTTCCGATCGTAGAGAATCGACCGCTGGCACGCGCCATGCATGGAAGCACCAAGGTTGGTCATGCCATTCCTGTTGAGCTCTACGCCGCTACGGCCCAGGTCATCGCTCACGTGCTTCGACTGCGAGGTGGTCTCAGGTGA
- a CDS encoding flagellar biosynthetic protein FliR, with protein sequence MTELFGAVLQVLPLIGLIAARVGIAFAALPAPFGATAPMQIRALLGILVAVMVSLPHLDAAAAVDDRPFALLRSAFGELMIGALLGLTVRVVLVAADVAGTVAGFTMGLGFANAVDPTLGEQGMVTAAIFRAFAGLVFFALEGHHALITALGASVQLVPPGQALSVVNADNVLATGSSMVGHGLRIAAPVVATMFITQLAIALVSRAAPKVQLFTFTFALAAAMGLLTLFLSASSVANAIAVEVRTIPVVLMRALQGEHG encoded by the coding sequence GTGACGGAGCTCTTCGGTGCGGTGCTGCAGGTCCTGCCTCTGATCGGGCTGATCGCCGCCCGGGTCGGCATCGCGTTTGCTGCACTGCCGGCTCCCTTTGGGGCGACCGCACCGATGCAGATACGCGCCCTGCTGGGAATCCTGGTGGCCGTCATGGTATCGCTTCCTCACCTGGATGCAGCCGCCGCGGTCGACGACCGGCCGTTTGCCTTGCTGCGATCGGCCTTCGGCGAGCTGATGATAGGCGCGCTGCTGGGCTTGACGGTTCGTGTCGTGCTGGTAGCCGCGGACGTTGCGGGAACGGTCGCAGGCTTCACCATGGGTTTGGGCTTCGCCAATGCGGTGGACCCAACGCTGGGGGAACAAGGTATGGTAACGGCCGCCATCTTCCGGGCGTTCGCCGGTTTGGTCTTCTTCGCTCTTGAAGGCCACCACGCGCTGATCACCGCGCTCGGAGCGAGCGTACAGCTGGTTCCTCCGGGTCAAGCACTGTCGGTAGTGAATGCGGACAATGTTCTCGCCACGGGCAGCTCGATGGTGGGTCACGGCCTACGCATAGCAGCACCCGTCGTAGCAACGATGTTCATCACACAGCTCGCGATCGCGCTCGTCTCACGGGCTGCTCCCAAGGTGCAGCTGTTCACGTTCACCTTTGCGCTGGCGGCCGCCATGGGGCTGCTGACGCTTTTTCTGTCGGCGTCCAGTGTGGCCAATGCCATTGCAGTCGAGGTCCGCACTATTCCTGTCGTGCTGATGCGAGCCCTACAGGGGGAGCATGGCTGA
- a CDS encoding flagellar biosynthetic protein FliO, with product MPCSAADRLQRRSGDLGWGGVLIMTSLAAGFAPGSARALEVTQLVVGSNDTHRFVRIGSSEQLGSPRIRSFPGRVKVWFPDVKEDIRMRAPGDGVAIARASLWPGYGRTLMLAIHLADGRQVPSVAVGVERDGNQTRVLIPREHLRSLQASKAIERPELQIPEPPAAAPANTPNVGRPGSKQKLGAGDELAKTKTKTKRIRRIKRPPLSVAADDSGSSQLTVLLWISAILAGVLLAVKVVQKRRGGNDARPEIEVVASRRLGTGFQLLVVRAFGRDHLLSIAGRQVQNLATVASAREASEPASTEAQRPEGEGFRPRRDVLGAASNDEANLQGLLALARKKPDAGRGAVAGLVRLRERLGR from the coding sequence ATGCCGTGTAGTGCAGCGGATCGGTTGCAGCGTCGATCGGGTGACCTCGGCTGGGGCGGTGTGTTGATCATGACCTCGCTGGCTGCGGGGTTTGCTCCAGGCTCGGCACGCGCCCTCGAGGTGACCCAGCTCGTCGTAGGCTCCAACGATACACACCGCTTCGTCCGCATAGGCTCCAGCGAGCAGCTTGGCTCGCCACGAATCCGTTCCTTCCCGGGGCGAGTCAAGGTCTGGTTCCCCGATGTAAAGGAGGACATCCGCATGCGCGCCCCGGGAGATGGCGTTGCCATCGCACGCGCGAGCCTCTGGCCCGGTTACGGTCGCACACTGATGCTCGCGATTCACCTGGCGGACGGGCGCCAGGTGCCGAGCGTCGCGGTCGGCGTCGAACGCGACGGGAATCAAACGAGGGTGCTCATACCCCGTGAGCACCTGCGCTCCCTTCAGGCGTCCAAGGCCATCGAGCGGCCCGAGCTGCAGATCCCGGAGCCGCCTGCTGCCGCGCCGGCCAACACCCCCAACGTTGGCCGCCCGGGCAGCAAACAGAAGCTCGGGGCCGGCGATGAGCTCGCGAAAACAAAGACAAAGACCAAGCGCATCAGGCGCATCAAGCGACCCCCTCTTTCGGTAGCCGCAGACGATTCGGGGTCCTCCCAACTCACCGTGCTTCTCTGGATTAGTGCGATACTCGCGGGCGTCCTGCTGGCGGTCAAGGTCGTGCAGAAGCGGCGTGGCGGAAACGACGCTCGCCCGGAAATCGAGGTCGTGGCGAGTCGGCGCCTGGGAACGGGCTTTCAGCTGTTGGTCGTGAGAGCCTTTGGTCGCGATCACCTGCTGTCGATTGCCGGAAGGCAGGTGCAAAACCTTGCCACCGTGGCCTCGGCCCGGGAGGCGTCCGAGCCTGCCTCGACCGAAGCGCAGCGGCCCGAAGGCGAGGGCTTTCGACCCCGCCGGGACGTGCTGGGGGCGGCAAGCAACGACGAGGCCAATCTGCAGGGGCTACTTGCACTGGCGAGGAAGAAGCCCGATGCGGGCCGTGGGGCGGTCGCCGGGCTCGTTCGGCTCCGTGAGCGCTTGGGTCGTTGA
- a CDS encoding 50S ribosome-binding GTPase, with amino-acid sequence MYTRTYRARGFDAALAEVKRDLGPDAVILSSRKLPDLAKGRGQAWVEVKAMPDGALSELGARPEQLQRRWVDGDTLAEDLQRARVPSVAAKNLSHHVRRLAGGSSQALAQVRAELTQALAALLRFAGPIGGDASRVVALVGPTGVGKTTTIAKLAAQAALVERRTVGLVSIDQYRLGGDEQLGRYADLIGIPMLVAEDSKSLARALQQLKSAELVLVDTAGRSPQDREELLRMATCFEQVSEGIDVHLCLAAATRSMEADAIIDRMSVFHPRRLITTKLDEAVAHGCIVGAQQSSSLPLSYFTTGQRVPEDIELASPERLAELLCRGGMH; translated from the coding sequence ATGTACACGCGAACCTACCGAGCTCGAGGATTTGATGCGGCCCTGGCCGAAGTCAAGCGTGACCTCGGCCCCGATGCCGTGATCCTGTCCTCGCGCAAGCTACCGGATCTCGCCAAAGGACGGGGCCAGGCCTGGGTCGAGGTCAAGGCCATGCCGGACGGCGCGTTGAGCGAGCTCGGTGCCCGCCCGGAGCAACTGCAACGACGCTGGGTGGATGGGGACACGCTGGCCGAGGATCTGCAGCGGGCGCGAGTACCGAGCGTTGCCGCCAAGAACCTGAGCCACCACGTCCGGCGCCTGGCCGGCGGCAGCTCACAGGCCCTGGCGCAGGTGCGGGCGGAGCTGACGCAAGCGCTCGCCGCGCTGCTCCGCTTTGCCGGACCGATCGGCGGCGACGCCTCCCGGGTGGTTGCGCTCGTCGGGCCGACGGGCGTTGGCAAGACCACCACGATCGCGAAGCTCGCCGCTCAAGCTGCGCTCGTGGAGCGCCGGACCGTTGGGCTGGTTTCGATCGATCAATATCGCCTGGGCGGAGACGAGCAGCTCGGGCGTTACGCGGACCTGATCGGCATTCCCATGCTGGTGGCCGAGGACTCGAAGAGCCTCGCTCGAGCTCTGCAGCAATTGAAGTCCGCCGAGCTCGTGTTGGTGGATACCGCAGGCAGATCGCCCCAGGATCGCGAAGAGCTCTTGCGCATGGCGACCTGTTTCGAACAGGTGAGCGAAGGAATCGATGTGCATCTGTGCCTTGCAGCCGCCACGCGCAGCATGGAAGCCGACGCCATCATCGACCGCATGTCCGTGTTTCATCCCCGGCGATTGATCACCACCAAGCTCGATGAAGCGGTCGCCCATGGCTGCATCGTGGGCGCGCAGCAGTCCAGCTCGCTTCCGCTCAGCTACTTCACCACAGGCCAGCGAGTCCCCGAAGACATCGAGCTGGCCTCTCCCGAACGTTTGGCGGAGCTGTTGTGCCGAGGAGGCATGCACTGA
- the fliP gene encoding flagellar type III secretion system pore protein FliP (The bacterial flagellar biogenesis protein FliP forms a type III secretion system (T3SS)-type pore required for flagellar assembly.), with protein MLRRCHVPGHHRPGPRRRLPSAPRGLLERSLRCVLRTASPLALCSFMLLFNEGASAQSLPSVTISVGDAQGPEQMVPALKLLLLLTVLSLAPALLITVTSFTRIVVVLSFARQALGTNNVPPTQVVMALALLLTAVVMAPVAQRVNQESIEPYMSKQIDERQAFGAASRAISAFLLPQTRSSDLRLFYDVTTTRLPDEASDVPLYLLVPAFMLSELRSGFEMGFLLFLPFVLVDLVVSSLLTAMGMVMLPPTMISTPLKILLFVAVDGWALLTRSVVASFA; from the coding sequence ATGCTTCGCCGCTGTCACGTTCCAGGCCACCACAGGCCGGGGCCCCGCCGGCGCCTGCCTTCGGCTCCTCGTGGTCTGCTCGAGCGGTCGCTGCGCTGCGTGCTTCGGACGGCGTCGCCGCTGGCGCTGTGCTCCTTCATGCTGCTCTTCAACGAAGGGGCTTCGGCGCAGTCACTGCCCAGCGTGACCATCAGCGTCGGCGATGCCCAGGGTCCCGAACAGATGGTACCGGCCCTGAAGCTCTTGCTTCTGCTCACGGTCCTGTCGCTGGCTCCCGCGCTGCTCATCACCGTAACCTCTTTCACACGCATCGTGGTCGTGCTGTCCTTCGCTCGGCAGGCACTGGGCACCAACAACGTGCCGCCGACGCAGGTCGTGATGGCCCTGGCGCTGCTGTTGACTGCCGTCGTGATGGCTCCGGTTGCTCAGCGCGTCAATCAAGAAAGCATCGAGCCCTACATGTCGAAACAGATCGATGAACGGCAGGCCTTTGGCGCGGCATCCCGCGCAATCTCGGCCTTCCTGCTGCCGCAGACGCGCAGCTCGGACTTGAGGCTGTTCTACGATGTCACCACGACTCGGCTGCCCGACGAGGCCAGCGATGTTCCCCTGTATCTTCTGGTACCTGCATTCATGTTGTCCGAGCTGAGATCGGGATTCGAAATGGGTTTCTTGCTCTTCTTGCCTTTTGTCCTGGTCGATCTCGTGGTGTCGTCCCTCCTGACTGCGATGGGGATGGTGATGCTGCCGCCCACGATGATTTCAACTCCGCTCAAGATCCTTCTCTTCGTGGCAGTGGATGGCTGGGCGCTTCTCACACGTTCGGTGGTGGCTTCCTTCGCATGA
- a CDS encoding flagellar biosynthetic protein FliQ, with product MTVSVAIDWFREMLWMTVVAGSPAVLAAVIVGMLVAILQAATQISDSAVAFAPKALAAVVSLAVASPWIMSKLVAFATRVLTEMAHVHP from the coding sequence ATGACGGTCTCGGTGGCAATCGACTGGTTCCGTGAGATGCTGTGGATGACCGTGGTCGCGGGCTCACCGGCGGTGCTGGCGGCAGTGATCGTCGGCATGCTGGTCGCGATTCTTCAGGCGGCGACACAGATCAGCGACTCCGCAGTGGCCTTCGCGCCCAAGGCCCTGGCCGCGGTGGTGTCGCTTGCGGTCGCCTCTCCCTGGATCATGTCGAAGCTGGTGGCGTTTGCGACTCGCGTGCTGACCGAGATGGCGCATGTGCACCCCTGA
- the flhA gene encoding flagellar biosynthesis protein FlhA, with protein MNASGASEAFSGSRVYTLVPLALVGVVLLLVTPVPSWLLDVLLATSIALSVALLLIAINLERPLEISAFPTILLFTTLLRLALNVASTRLILLDGGQGTRAAGGIIEAFGVFMVGGNFVVGAAIFLLLVIINFIVITKGSGRVAEVAARFALDGLPGKQMSIDADLSAGMLTQDEARARRKQLEQESDFFGAMDGASKFVRGDAVAGLLMTGINVVVGFIVGVLQQDMELLEAASTYTILSVGDGLASQIPALLVSTAAGVVVTRTSTDAALSPAIMQQLGLRKRALLSTAGLLAFIGLLPGMPLLPFGLLAGAVWALSRHALDSQAGVPRDGETGGQPEPERNEREELEELLPLDLLELEVGYDLVPLVDGQQGGELVERIAAIRRNLASELGILIPSIHIRDNVRLGSRCYRLLLSGNTVGEGELRPRRLLAMDPTGSAPPVDGETVKEPAFGLPARWIATAQRERAEGSGYTVVDAATVAATHITEMLRGCASDLLGRSEAQELIDILARREPRIVDELIPNLLPLGEVIKVLRGLLQEGVSIRDLRSIFEALADNARECKDTTLLTDRVRQRLARHITARFKDEEGRVAAVVLEPRAEDAFRQHGPSASEAQSLLGSLDGASRAFAGVPTPPVLVCSPDIRPQAAEFFRRRVPGLSVLSYREIDPRVNVRTLGVVTI; from the coding sequence GTGAACGCTAGCGGCGCCAGCGAGGCTTTCTCGGGCTCGCGCGTGTACACGCTCGTGCCGCTGGCTCTGGTGGGCGTGGTACTGCTGCTCGTGACACCGGTTCCGTCCTGGCTGCTCGACGTGCTGCTGGCGACCTCGATCGCACTGTCGGTAGCGCTGCTGCTGATCGCGATCAATCTGGAACGGCCGCTCGAGATATCGGCCTTCCCCACGATCCTTCTCTTCACGACGCTGCTGCGTCTGGCACTGAACGTGGCGTCGACGCGGCTGATATTGCTTGACGGCGGCCAAGGCACGCGCGCTGCCGGAGGCATTATCGAGGCCTTTGGCGTCTTCATGGTGGGTGGCAATTTCGTAGTCGGCGCAGCGATCTTTCTATTGCTTGTCATTATCAACTTCATCGTGATTACGAAGGGCTCGGGGCGCGTGGCAGAGGTGGCAGCCCGCTTCGCGTTGGACGGCCTGCCAGGTAAGCAAATGTCGATCGACGCCGATCTGAGCGCCGGCATGCTGACACAAGACGAAGCTCGAGCCCGGCGCAAGCAGCTCGAACAGGAGAGCGACTTCTTCGGCGCCATGGACGGAGCCTCGAAGTTCGTGCGCGGGGATGCCGTGGCCGGCCTGCTGATGACCGGCATCAACGTGGTGGTGGGCTTCATCGTCGGGGTGCTGCAGCAGGATATGGAGCTGCTCGAAGCGGCCTCCACCTACACGATCCTCTCGGTCGGCGACGGTCTGGCGTCGCAGATTCCCGCACTGCTTGTTTCGACGGCTGCAGGCGTGGTGGTCACGCGCACGTCCACGGACGCGGCTCTTTCGCCCGCCATCATGCAGCAACTCGGTCTGCGAAAGCGTGCCCTGCTCTCGACTGCCGGCCTGCTGGCGTTCATCGGGCTGCTGCCGGGCATGCCGTTGCTTCCCTTTGGCTTGCTTGCGGGCGCGGTTTGGGCCCTTTCGCGCCATGCGCTGGATTCGCAAGCCGGTGTGCCGCGTGACGGCGAGACAGGCGGCCAACCCGAGCCCGAGCGCAACGAGCGCGAAGAGCTGGAGGAGCTGCTCCCGCTCGACCTGCTGGAGCTCGAAGTGGGCTACGACCTCGTCCCGCTGGTGGACGGGCAGCAAGGCGGCGAGCTTGTCGAGCGCATCGCCGCGATCCGTCGCAATCTCGCGAGCGAGCTTGGCATTCTGATTCCATCGATTCACATCCGGGACAACGTGCGGCTTGGTTCCAGATGCTATCGTCTGCTGCTGTCCGGCAATACCGTTGGCGAGGGCGAGCTCAGGCCGCGACGCTTGTTGGCGATGGACCCCACCGGTTCGGCTCCGCCCGTGGACGGCGAGACGGTCAAGGAACCCGCCTTCGGTCTTCCCGCGCGTTGGATCGCCACAGCGCAGCGCGAGCGGGCCGAGGGCTCGGGCTACACGGTCGTGGATGCCGCGACGGTCGCCGCGACGCATATCACGGAGATGCTGCGGGGCTGCGCATCGGATCTGCTGGGCCGCAGCGAAGCGCAGGAACTGATCGATATCCTCGCGCGACGCGAGCCGCGCATCGTGGATGAGCTGATTCCCAATCTGCTGCCTTTGGGTGAGGTCATCAAAGTGCTGCGCGGTCTCCTGCAGGAGGGTGTGTCCATCCGCGATCTTCGCAGCATCTTCGAGGCCCTCGCAGACAACGCGCGCGAGTGCAAGGACACGACGCTCCTGACGGATCGTGTCAGGCAACGTCTGGCGCGCCACATCACGGCCCGCTTCAAGGACGAGGAAGGCAGGGTTGCCGCCGTCGTGCTCGAGCCGAGGGCCGAGGACGCATTCCGGCAACATGGCCCAAGTGCCAGCGAAGCCCAGAGTCTGCTCGGCTCCCTGGACGGAGCTTCGCGTGCCTTCGCCGGCGTACCGACACCACCGGTGTTGGTGTGCTCGCCCGATATTCGCCCGCAGGCAGCGGAGTTCTTCAGGCGCCGAGTGCCCGGCTTGTCCGTGCTTTCGTACCGGGAAATCGACCCTCGGGTGAATGTTCGGACGCTCGGGGTGGTGACGATCTAG